The following is a genomic window from Chania multitudinisentens RB-25.
CCATAGTTAAAACGCTGATTGTTGCGGTCATACCCGTAACCGGCGTTCACCTGCCCATAGGTGCCACGGTAATCGGCATTCAGATTGCCGCTGTTACCTACGCCTTGGGTGCCATAACCTTGCTGTACACTCCAGCTCAGGTTGTTGTTCGCCAATGCCGTGCCACTCATACCAGCAGCGTGTGATGCCCCGCCTCTTTGACTGCTGTTCATACTGTAGTTGGCATAAGTGTTCTTCATCCAGCGGTCCAGTGGCACACTTACGTTCAGAGAGAACACTTGGTCTTTATCGTATACTCGTCCGCTCCCGCCGCTGCCGTTAGCCGCCGCGTTCCTGCTGTAGCTGTAATTCAGGCTGTAACTGATACCGTTCCAACTGTTGTTGTAGCCAGCCCCAACAGAGCGCATTGTACGGTTGCTATTCCAGTAGTCTTCACTTATCCAACTCAGCGACAACGCCCCGGCACCTTCCCACAAATTCTGATTCATGGTCAGTTCAGAACGGTTACGACGGCGCTCAACCAATGGGCGGCTCCCTCTGTCACGATAGGTATCCAATACTTCCTGTAAGCTGAAGTAGCCATCGGTAGAGTAACGGTAACCGGCGATGGCAAAGTTGGTGCCGGTTTGTACAAAGTTCTTGCTGTAACGAATACGCCATGACTGGCCATTGTCCTTCGGCCGGTCTTGCAGCGTGGACCACGCCTGGGTTACGTCAGCAGACAGAGCGCCAAAGTCACCGAGGTTTTTCCCCACCCCCAATGCTAATGCATGGTACATGCTGGCAAACTGCCCACCGCCGTAGGCGGTTAGACCATATGGCAGGCCGTAAATAGCGGTGGCCTGACCGAAGGGGGTTTTCTCGACACTGTTGTCGTAAGCACGGTATTGCCCGCCGGTCACTGCGTATTTCAGGCGGCCTTCACGTTGCAACACAGGTACTGATGCATACGGTACTACCAGTTGTTGTTCTCTACCGTCCGACTCGCGAATGGTGACAAACAGGTTGCCGCTGCCCCCAGTAGGGTACATATCAGTGATTTCAAAGGCTCCTGGTGCCACAAAGCTCTGGTAAATCACATAACCATTTTGGCGGATGATCACCTGAGCGTTGGTGCGAGCGATACCGCGAATGACCGGCGCATAGCCTTTCAGGCTGTCAGGAATCATGTCATCGTCCGAGGCTATCTGAGCCCCACGAAACGGTACGCTGTCAAACACATCGCTTGGCGAGGTACTGTCCCCCAGAAGCAGTTGGCTCTTGAGTACCTTGATATCACGCGCAGCATAGGTGTACACCGTATTCCAGTCATTCTGCCCCTGACCATCGCGGTTCCAGGTCGTGTAGTTACGCAAACGCCATGGGCCAAGGTTGATACCGGGGCGCAGGTTGGCAAACTGGCTGCTGGTGTTGCTCCCTTCATTATTGCGCCTCTCGGTATTCGCCCCGCTCAGACTGTAATTCAGTAATAGGGCCGGGATACCGTTATCCCACTGACTTTCCGGTACCGAGCCACGTGCTGTCTGTGACAAAGCCGCCTGGGGAATGCTCAACAGCAATTGTTGAGCGTCGAAACGGAACTCGGTACTGGCTTGCGGAATGGCGCTCAAATTGGCACAGGATGCGCCTGCTTTACCCAGAGCAGGAAACAGGTCGGTTTTCACCCCCATTGCTTTCAATTGTTCCACACTCAGGCAAGGTTGCAGGTAGTCTTGCTCTTCGCTGTTCTCTCCGGCCTTGAATTCAACGTTGTATGTATCCCGCTGCTCGTTATTAAGGTAGATATCGACCCGATAGATGCCTGGTGCCTGCGATACCCCATCTTCAAACAGAGACAGGTCAGTATTGCCCTGATGTTGCGCCCCCCCTCCTGCCTCCAACAAGGCCGGGTTAAACGATTCACGCGCCTGCGCTTCGAAAGCCATGCCGCTCAGCAAAGCCATCTGTGCTGCAATAAAATAAGCGAGCGGATTGACGCGCAACGAAGGTTGACTTTTTTTCACATTCTTAGACATGTACGCGGCCTTTATAATAATCGACATGTTTTATCCCATGGCCTACAGGAGAAAATCCTTGTTCCCGTGCCTTTTATTTCCCAACTGGTTGCAAACCGTAGTTGGGACCGTTAAGTAACTGCGTATTTATTTGGCGGTTTATTTACAACGCCTTGGTGTACTCTTTACCCGTACTACCGTAATCACTAATAAGTGCCCAGCTCACATTGCCCACGCCAGTGCCTGCGGGTAAGGCAAAGCGGGTGGTACTGCCTGGTGCGACATAGGTTGCTTCTTTCACCTCTCTGCCCGCTACGCTCACCTTCTGGAAGTTCATATAAAACGAGGTTGGGTTAGTGACCTGTATGCCATTACCAAAACGTTGCCAGATGAGAGTTCCGGCAACATCTTCCGGGGTGCCTTTCAGCCCCTGTGGGCGATAAATCAGCTTGATGCGTGTTTTTATGGCGATCTGCAATGTGTTTTTGTCGCTGTCTTGCTCTATCGAGGGGATAGACTTGATATTCATCCAAAACAGCGACTCTTTATCAGTTGGTAGATTGCCACCCGCTCGTACCACGCGCAGGAGGTTTTCCTTGCCACCATTCAAGCGGAACAACGGGGGAGTGACGATAAAGGGGGCTTTCTCAGCATCCGTAGCCCCTTCAACCCAACTCTGAATCAGATAGGCCGTTTTATCCGGGTTATTGACGCTCAGTGAAGACTCCTTTTTACCGCCGTCGTAAATCAGCCGGGTCCCCCCCACAATCACACCTGCTTGCGCCAGATTGGCGGTGAATAACAAGGTTAAAATGAGTGAAGATAAAACTTTCATATTGGACTCTCTGGATAAATTAAATAATAACGGGGGGATTTCCCCCGTTATTTCATGGCCTACGGTAATCAGGCCAAATATCAGTTGTAGTTGATGGTGAAGCTGGCTGTGGCGTTAGCAGGGCCTGCGGTCACTGTTGTTGCTGTGGCAACATAGCGTGCAACGAAATCCAGGTTATTAGTGCCTGTTGATGCCAGTGGGTAAGAAGCAGATGCCGTATTCAACGGCAGAGCGTCTTGGCTGGAATCAGACAGTTGGATACCCACGCCTTGCGCTACACCAGCCTCTTGAGTCAAGGCCAATACGCTGTTGTCACCCGCTACCGTGGTACCATCAAATTTCACTGTTGCGCCCGTCAGTGTTGCCGGGCAGTTTTTCAATTGCAGAGTAAATCCGGTGGCCGCAGCGGTTGTTCCCTTACCGTCAAACGCGGTTTTAGCCACTCTGCCCAAAGTAACAGCCAGTGGGTTATTTACGTTGTTCACCACTTCACAGGCAGCATCGATAATTTCGCCGGTGAAATTAATCTGACCATCCGCAGCGAAGGTAGAAACAGAACCCATAGCAGCAGCGGCAACCAGAGTGACAACGATAATATTCTTTTTCATTTAATAATTTCCTTTAAGATACGGTTCATCCGTAATTTTATTTAATGTGATGCCAAAGCATCGTTCTCTCTAATGCTATTGATTGTGGTGAGCTCACCGCTCGGCCAATAGCGCCCGATAATGCTTCTGTGAAGAACTATTACAAACGGAATATTATTTACTGGTCATTGAGATTGAATATTCACTCATAAAAATAATTTATATGGTGATCGAAATGAATTGCTCTGAAAATTTTAATCAGGCGTCACAATTTCTTGATTGAAGAAAAAATTCATTTCTATCCTCATTCAATAACCTTATCCATTATGATGTTTTAGTTGATATCATTTTTTAATCCATCACATCCTAATCAAGGCAGTAATTTTAAGGGAAATAATAAACAAGGAGGGTGGATATTCTTCAAAACATTAACGAAGAACTCTCCAATTCATCATCCCATCCCTGGATAGTAATGTTTTTATACCCTATAAAAATCATTATGGGTCTGTCATGTAAGCATAAGAAAGTCAGCAAAAATTTGATGGCTGTTCCTCAGGCAGTCAACAGAATAACTTTCGCACAGGATTCAGTATTTCCCTATGTGGTGCTGGCGCTATAGTAATATTTATGTTGGCATTGAATGTTTTAATCTATCATATACCAACCAAGCCTTTAGTATTGAGAAAATTATAAATCAGGTGCATTAAACATCTTCCTTAAGAACATTAACTAGGAATACTCTAATTCATTATTTTATTTCAGAATAGTAATATTTTTTTATACCTCATAAGTATTCTTAACGGCCTATCCTATTAAAGGGTATTATCACGTTAGCTTAGTATAGAAAAGATGAAAAAGTCTGACCTGCCTAATTTTTGTCATAGTTAACAGATAAAAATGTTACACCAAGGCTAGTCCACCGCGGGTCTGGATGCTAAAACTGTTTTTTAAGCATTATGCGTGCCCGCCAATACCTGCCAGCCGGGTTTAAAATCATTGAAGTGATTTGAATCCCAATATCAGGTGTATTCATCGTTTTATGTTTCGATAATCCCAACACACAAGATTATTTCGGCATTTCTCTACCTGCTTATCATCGTCTTTAATGGTTTACTGGCATTGAGAGTGTCAGGGGTAATATTGGCAGCATGTTTGATGATGAATAACCGCGCGAAAGAAGCGCAATGCAGCGATGGTACCCCGCCTGACAGTCAGCAAGAAATCAATGATCTGGTCGGTAACATCAGCCGGGCGGTATTAATATTTTCTATTGGCTTTTGATTTTGATATAAGCTCCCATTCATTCACTACCAACAACCCACTGTGCACACATGCCAACAAAACAGTGAAGGATGTAATGTTTAATAACAATACTGCGTTCTGCCCTCACCTCTTCCAGGTTCCGCAAACTCAGTGAGTACGTCAGATACCCAAACGTATTGAGCAACAACATCGATGGATGTAATACGGGTGACTAAAGGTTTTCCGAATCAGAGATATGGACAGAAAACACCAAGAAAACAGCCTATTACCCAACATCGCCTTACTGCCGTACAATCATACGCCGATCGCCAACCCAAGCTGAAAACCACAGGCGATCGATTACATCTGGCATCCTGTAGGTGGCTTCCTTACAATAAGAGATCTGTTGATACATAAAGCAAGGATTGACGGTGTCAAAAGCTAATTCAAATGCCACCATTGTAGACATTGCCCGCCGAGCCAACGTGACCAACATCACCGTTTCCCGTGCTTTTAATAAACCCGAATTGCTGAAGCCAGAAACGCTAGAAAAGATTCATGCCATCGCCAAAGAGATGAATTATGTCCCTAACGCTTTTGCTCAGGGATTAAAAAAAAGCAGCAGTCAGATTATTGGTATTGTCACCAGCAGCATGTATAACCCATTTTATTCCGGGTTAATTCAAACCGTCTCGCGCATTGCACGTTTGCAAGGTTATCAGATCATGCTGTTCGATACCGACGGCAGTGAAGAGGCTGAAATGCAGGCGATCCAGGCACTGTTCGGTTATAAAGCTCGCGGTATTCTGCTCTCGGCCGTTCGCGATGATAAGCACTATCAACCGGCCTATCTCAACCAGGCCGAACGTTATCACACCCCGCTGATTCTTATCGACAGAGATATCTATAACCAGAAACTTAGCGGTGTATTTCTTAACAATCAGGAAATTGGTCACCTTGCTGGAAAATACCTTGCCGCACAGCCGGAAAGTAACATCCTCATTCTCGGCGGCCCTGCCGATTCGGAAATAACTCTGGCACGTACCCGAGGTATCGTTGAAGCATTAGAAAAAAGAAAAAGCGAAGTCACCATCATCAATGGCGATTACGATTTTATTTCACAGGCGGCACGGGTGAAAGAGTACCTCGCTGCCCCGGAAAACCAGCCAGATTATATCGTCGGCTTGAATGGCATTATCACTCTTGGTGCCATTTCTATTTGTCACCAGCTTAATATTTATGAGCGGATAAAGTTCTTTTCCATTGATGAACCCCCTAAAGCCTGGGATTACGGTTTACATATTGCCGGCGTTTACCACGATACCCAGATGCTGGGGGAAATAGCCGCAGAGTTATTGTTTGATGCCATCAAAAATAATCGTAACGACCGGCCTTTAAGACGCGAATTTTTTACCGGGATGCAGCTTATTCCGTAAGATCCTGGGCTCATCCAGGTTGCCCAACCCTGCGGCAACCTGGCAATCAAACGCAGGCTATCCTGCGCCGTCACTGACCATAATAAGCATTTTTACCGTGCTTGCGTAAAAAGTGCTTATCCAATAATGTCGGCTGCATCGGTGAGATCGCGGGTACCAATTGCCGCGTAGCCATCGCCATTGCCGCCACTTCCTCCAGCACCACCGCATTATGCACAGCATCAGCCGCCGTTTTCCCCCAGGCAAACGGGCCGTGAGAATAGACCAGCACTCCCGGCACTTGCTGCGGATCGCACCCTGCGCGCTGAAAGGTTTCGATAATCACCTGACCGGTTTCCCGTTCATAGTCACCGGCAATTTCACTCTCACTCATTGGGCGCGTGCAAGGGATGTCGCCATAAAAATAGTCCGCATGTGTAGTGCCAAGCGCCGGGATAGCCTGACCGGCCTGCGCCCAAATGGTGGCATTACGGCTATGGGTATGCACAATGCCGCCGATGTGAGGAAATGCGCGATACAACGCCAGATGGGTGTCAGTATCAGAAGAAGGTTTACGCTGCCCTTCCCGCACCACACCGTCTAAATCCACCACCACCAAATCTTTCAGAGTCATCTCTTCATAAGCGATCCCCGAAGGTTTAATCACCACCAGCCCTTGTTGGCGATCGATAGCCGACACATTTCCCCAGGTGAAGGTCACCAAACCGTAACCTGGCAGGCTGAGATTCGCCGCCAACACCTGCTGTTTCAGTTCGCTTAACATGCGATACCCCCCATTTTCATCTGTTGCTCGATCCAGTGTTTTGCCTGAGCGATATGTTGCTTATCCTCACCATCGTTGCGCGCCCACATTTCCAGCAGGAACGGCCCTCGGTACTTCAACCGGTTTAAAACGGAAAACGTATGGGCAAAATCAACGCAGCCGCTGCCAAAAGGCACATCGCGGAACATCCCTGCGGCCCCGGGGGCCACCGGTAAGGTGTCTTTCAAGTGAATGGCGGTGATCTGATCAATACCCTGCTCAAGTTCGTAAGCCACGTCGTTACCCCAGGCACTCAGGTTGCCAATATCGGGGTAGACGGTGAACCACGGGCTGGCAATCTGCCGGGCAAATTCACGCCATTTGCTGATGCTGTTCATAAAGGGGGTATCCATGATCTCCACCGAGAGCATCACCTGGGCCTTGGCCGCCAGCGCCACCGCCCACTGCATGCCTTCCATAAAGCGCTCTCGCGTATGGCGATCCGAGCTTTCGTAATAAACGTCATACCCCGCCAGTTGAATATTCCGAATCCCTATATCCACGGCAAAGTTCAGTGCTTTATCCATCAAGGTGCGCGCCTGCTGGCGTGTCGCCGCGTCGCTGCTGCCAAAAGGGTAACGCCGGTGTGCCGACAAACACATGCTGGGCAACGCAATACCGCTGTCGAAACGGGCGTTAAGCAACGCCAACCGTTGTTGACGATCCCAATCCAAACGCTGTTGGCGTTCAGGCTGTTCATCTATCGAAATTTCCATAAACTGGAAACCCAGCTCGCTGGCAATATCCAGCCGCTGCGCCCAATCAAGCTGCGCCGGTAAGGCTTTCTCATACAGCCCCAGGCACACCGTATTAGTGGCTTGCATTATTGACCTCACTGAGTGCTTGGGCGATCTCCAGATAGCCCGTAAATCGATCGCGTAAGCGCCGGTTAGCCGCCGCATCGGGAAAATAGGTATGTAATTCAGGCTGAATAACCTGCACCGCTTCGGTAAAGTTGGCATATTCTCCCGCTCCCACGGCGGCACAAATCGCTGCCGCGCGGC
Proteins encoded in this region:
- a CDS encoding fimbria/pilus outer membrane usher protein, producing MSKNVKKSQPSLRVNPLAYFIAAQMALLSGMAFEAQARESFNPALLEAGGGAQHQGNTDLSLFEDGVSQAPGIYRVDIYLNNEQRDTYNVEFKAGENSEEQDYLQPCLSVEQLKAMGVKTDLFPALGKAGASCANLSAIPQASTEFRFDAQQLLLSIPQAALSQTARGSVPESQWDNGIPALLLNYSLSGANTERRNNEGSNTSSQFANLRPGINLGPWRLRNYTTWNRDGQGQNDWNTVYTYAARDIKVLKSQLLLGDSTSPSDVFDSVPFRGAQIASDDDMIPDSLKGYAPVIRGIARTNAQVIIRQNGYVIYQSFVAPGAFEITDMYPTGGSGNLFVTIRESDGREQQLVVPYASVPVLQREGRLKYAVTGGQYRAYDNSVEKTPFGQATAIYGLPYGLTAYGGGQFASMYHALALGVGKNLGDFGALSADVTQAWSTLQDRPKDNGQSWRIRYSKNFVQTGTNFAIAGYRYSTDGYFSLQEVLDTYRDRGSRPLVERRRNRSELTMNQNLWEGAGALSLSWISEDYWNSNRTMRSVGAGYNNSWNGISYSLNYSYSRNAAANGSGGSGRVYDKDQVFSLNVSVPLDRWMKNTYANYSMNSSQRGGASHAAGMSGTALANNNLSWSVQQGYGTQGVGNSGNLNADYRGTYGQVNAGYGYDRNNQRFNYGVQGGIIAHANGITFGQPLGETVALVKAPGANGVGVSSQTGVKTDWRGYAIVPYTSPYRKNTVQLNTETLADNVELALASQKVVPTRGAVVRADFETSIGQRVLMTLLRAGGAPVPFGATVNDPAQNSAQGFIVGDQGQVYLTGLAQSGSLKVKWGSSADQQCQVTYNLAKPTVDNAGVQLANGQCL
- a CDS encoding molecular chaperone, yielding MKVLSSLILTLLFTANLAQAGVIVGGTRLIYDGGKKESSLSVNNPDKTAYLIQSWVEGATDAEKAPFIVTPPLFRLNGGKENLLRVVRAGGNLPTDKESLFWMNIKSIPSIEQDSDKNTLQIAIKTRIKLIYRPQGLKGTPEDVAGTLIWQRFGNGIQVTNPTSFYMNFQKVSVAGREVKEATYVAPGSTTRFALPAGTGVGNVSWALISDYGSTGKEYTKAL
- a CDS encoding fimbrial protein, whose protein sequence is MKKNIIVVTLVAAAAMGSVSTFAADGQINFTGEIIDAACEVVNNVNNPLAVTLGRVAKTAFDGKGTTAAATGFTLQLKNCPATLTGATVKFDGTTVAGDNSVLALTQEAGVAQGVGIQLSDSSQDALPLNTASASYPLASTGTNNLDFVARYVATATTVTAGPANATASFTINYN
- a CDS encoding LacI family DNA-binding transcriptional regulator, which encodes MSKANSNATIVDIARRANVTNITVSRAFNKPELLKPETLEKIHAIAKEMNYVPNAFAQGLKKSSSQIIGIVTSSMYNPFYSGLIQTVSRIARLQGYQIMLFDTDGSEEAEMQAIQALFGYKARGILLSAVRDDKHYQPAYLNQAERYHTPLILIDRDIYNQKLSGVFLNNQEIGHLAGKYLAAQPESNILILGGPADSEITLARTRGIVEALEKRKSEVTIINGDYDFISQAARVKEYLAAPENQPDYIVGLNGIITLGAISICHQLNIYERIKFFSIDEPPKAWDYGLHIAGVYHDTQMLGEIAAELLFDAIKNNRNDRPLRREFFTGMQLIP
- the araD gene encoding L-ribulose-5-phosphate 4-epimerase, giving the protein MLSELKQQVLAANLSLPGYGLVTFTWGNVSAIDRQQGLVVIKPSGIAYEEMTLKDLVVVDLDGVVREGQRKPSSDTDTHLALYRAFPHIGGIVHTHSRNATIWAQAGQAIPALGTTHADYFYGDIPCTRPMSESEIAGDYERETGQVIIETFQRAGCDPQQVPGVLVYSHGPFAWGKTAADAVHNAVVLEEVAAMAMATRQLVPAISPMQPTLLDKHFLRKHGKNAYYGQ
- a CDS encoding L-ribulose-5-phosphate 3-epimerase, with the protein product MQATNTVCLGLYEKALPAQLDWAQRLDIASELGFQFMEISIDEQPERQQRLDWDRQQRLALLNARFDSGIALPSMCLSAHRRYPFGSSDAATRQQARTLMDKALNFAVDIGIRNIQLAGYDVYYESSDRHTRERFMEGMQWAVALAAKAQVMLSVEIMDTPFMNSISKWREFARQIASPWFTVYPDIGNLSAWGNDVAYELEQGIDQITAIHLKDTLPVAPGAAGMFRDVPFGSGCVDFAHTFSVLNRLKYRGPFLLEMWARNDGEDKQHIAQAKHWIEQQMKMGGIAC